The proteins below come from a single Melitaea cinxia chromosome 9, ilMelCinx1.1, whole genome shotgun sequence genomic window:
- the LOC123656382 gene encoding uncharacterized protein LOC123656382, whose product MSFDTERFISEIQNRPCIWNMSSEEYSNRVLKQSNWNEVADIIYDDWQNLEENTKQKRIKDLQKKWKGLRDYHTREKNKDSSVKSGSGATKKRKTPYLDMLHFLNVSRASNQTSGNISAETSSDSSAILDENDSTDSVVNVSRPKKMTVFQEALINSMEKKRENDPDMNFLLNILPEMKTMSPTQNFEFRFEVMKIIKNIKYSVHNNYDSGMMQSGWTNAYQYPHQFGYASGSSSTPNVQNYPRNSPSHSSTGSSAEVEDIEAILRSDSNHIEDEE is encoded by the exons ATGTCTTTTGATACGGAAAGGTTCATTAGTGAAATACAGAATAGACCATGCATATGGAACATGTCGAGTGAAGAATACAGCAACAGAGTATTAAAGCAGAGCAATTGGAATGAAGTCGCTGATATTATATACGATGATTGGCAAAACTTAGAAGaaaacactaaacaaaaaagaa TAAAAGACCTACAAAAAAAATGGAAGGGTTTGCGCGACTATCACAccagagaaaaaaataaggatTCCTCAGTCAAAAGCGGAAGTGGGGCAACAAAAAAACGCAAGACACCATACTTGGACATGTTAcactttttaaatgtttctagAGCTAGTAACCAGACATCTGGCAATATTAGCGCCGAGACATCTAGCGACAGTAGCGCTATTTTAGATGAAAATGATTCTACTGACTCGGTAGTTAATGTCAGTAGACCAAAAAAGATGACTGTGTTTCAAGAAGCACTAATTAACTCGAtggaaaaaaaaagagaaaacgaTCCAGATATGAActttctattaaatattttaccggAAATGAAGACAATGTCCCCAACACAGAATTTTGAATTTCGGTTCGAAgtgatgaaaattattaaaaatataaaatatagtgtacataataattatgacaGTGGTATGATGCAAAGTGGATGGACGAATGCCTACCAGTACCCACATCAGTTTGGCTATGCGAGTGGAAGCAGCAGTACACCAAATGTGCAAAACTACCCTCGAAACAGTCCATCACATAGCTCTACAGGTTCTTCAGCGGAAGTAGAAGACATAGAAGCAATATTGCGAAGCGATTCAAACCACATTGAAGATGAGGAATGA